The following DNA comes from Mycobacteroides immunogenum.
CGCCTGCTCAACAGATTCGGAAAGCTCGGCCTGCTGCTGCGCGAGACTCTTCTTCGGTCCGGTGTCCTTCTTAGCTTTCGGACGACGAGCGGCGGGCTTAGCAGTCGCCTTGACCACCAATCGACTCCATGCCGTCACACGCTTATCCATGGGAAGAACCGTCAAGTAGTCATCCACACCCGTCTTTCCCCCACCGGGCACTTGGACGTAGCTGATGGAATCGGCGTTCGACAGCGCAGAGCCGAGCCGCTCAGCACCTTCGTAGACCGACGCGTTCACGGCGGCGTCGGCGTCCATGCAAACCAGCAGTTGACGATCCTCGACCAACTGCACGAGCGAGATGTCGGGGCTCCAGCCGCCTACAGACCACGCAGAGCACCCCGGGAGCGCGACCACCCACGTGTCGGTGTCGCCGCTCTCCGCGAGCACCGAAGCGACCGCGAGAGCTTTCTTGAAGCCCTCCACGAGAGCGATTGGACCGTCGTCAGCGCCCGCACGGACGAGGCCGTGGTTGGCGGCGCGCGGCGCAGGCTCGAACTGGTACTTCCCCTCGCCCTCGGCGGGGTTGTCCGAGCGGAACTGGTAGCGGGGCTCGCCGCCGTCGAGTGGATGCCAGCCGAAGAGGATCCCCTGTGGGCGGGACTTCAAGTGTTCCCACGGCGTACGGTCAGGGCCGAGACGAAGGTCGATGCTGGTCTCCACGGATCGCACCAAGTGCTCGTTCGCGGCAAGGAACTCGGAGGTGCATGCCGCGCCCGTGATCAGGGTGCCTGCGTCCTTCTCGTTGAGTGGCTGTGCTGGCAAATCCACTGTTACAGTGGTCATGTCGGACTCTCTCGTGTTCGGTGTCAAGGTCAGCGCTCGTTTCCAGGCGGGGATGCTGGCCTTGATTTTGTTTTCAGGGTTAGGCGGCGACTTTTCGCTTCTGCTTCCAGGTCTTGTCCACGTCCTCTTGACGGACGAGCCAGACCCTGCGTCCACCGCCGACTGGGACTGATAAAGCGGGTATCCGACCAGCAGTTATAGCCGCGTGAACCGCGCGGCGGGTGCGACCGGCGCGAGCTGCGGCAGCACCGACCCCCAGTAGCAGGTCAACGTCATCATCCATACCATCAACGTTAGCTCCAGATTGCCCATATGCAACTGAAAATGACGCACCACCAGTGTGTTTGCACGTCCCGTGGTGGAATTTTTGATTGCTGAATCCGCACGGGCGGGAGCGGAAATCTTACGGAACCCTCTGAGAAGAGGCTCAATCCCGAGGCCGAACTGGGCAAAGAATCTTACGGAAATCGACCGCGCCGAGACCCGAGCCAGCCAGGGGTGGATGAGCTACCAGCAAGCATGTGATGCTGGTCACATTGGAGGGGTGGATGGCCACTTTTGCCAGTCACATAGGCGTTTCTGCCAGGCCGAAACAGCATCTCCGCCGACTCAACCAATACCCTTAGGCACCGAAAAGCCCAGTTCAACCACACTTTCCAACTGTTGCATTAAGCACAACGGCAAAAACGGCAGTTTTCAGCCATTAACCCCTATACAGAAAAAACACACACTTCCTCCCCCTCCAGACGCGCGATGTCGGGGTTTAGGGGACGTGACAGCTACAAAGAGCACGCATTTTTACCCTATAGAGTTTGTGGCCAAGAACTGCCGTTTTTGCCGTTGTGCTCGATGCAACACACTCGCCAACAGGACACTCGGGTGCGGAAACACCCGCTGACCTGCGGTTACCGAACCTCCACGGCGGGTCGGCCAGGACGGTGCGGAAGCCGCCAGGGGTGGTGGGGAGGTTCATGAGGTCAGTTTTCACGGTGGCGATCCTGCTGGTGAGCGCGACACGCTGTCAGCCCGCAGACCTGGGATTGTCGAGTCCCTGGCTATGCACTCTCGCAGCCGTTAGGGTGTCTCTCAGTCACGTTTCCACTGCATGGGGGTGTTCATGTCAGACGAACAGTTGAAGGTCGATTTGGAGGCTCTAGGGAAGCTGTCCCCGGAGCTGAACACGCTGGGTAAGAAGTTGTACGGCAAGGCGGCGAACCCGGCGACGGTGGAGGACGGAGAAGCGCCGTCATTAGTGGCTGTGCGTGAGCTGCTGAGCCAAGCGATTCCTGGACTACAACGGGCGTTCGCGGGCCGGTGCACCAATGTGGCTGATTGGTCGGTGCAGGCCAAGAACGGCTTCGGCGACACCGAGGAACATGTCACCCAGTTGATCAGATCAACGGGCGGCCTGTCGCGGACGGCCCACTGATGGCGGGGCGTTCCCTGCGGTTACTGCTGTCGTCAGACCCCGAGCACTCGATGGCAGGGCTACGGCTGGCGATCTCGGCATTGACCGAGATACAGCAGGACGGCCAGCACTACAAACGCGCTATCGACCGGCCAGGCGGCTCCGATTGGCAGGGCAAGGCCGCTGGCGCGGCCCAGGACACCGCCGCCGCCGACGAGAAGATGCTGTACGGAGTCACCCAGCATGGACGCGACGCGGGCTCGGAGGCGTTGAACACGTTGTCGTTCAAGGTCAAAGAAGCCCACAGCGCAGCGGTGCAGATTCACGACGACATGACCTCGCACGGCTATGCCGTGGCCGAGGATTGCACTGTCACCTGGATAACGCCACCAAGGGCTCGACCGCAGGACATCGCCAAGGCCCAGGACGTGGCCGCGCGGGTAACCAAGGAACTGCAAGCCGCGTACGACAAATGGTGGGCTGCCGAGCGGGAAGCCCAGACCGAAATCAGGGCCATCGCCACCGAGCTAAACACCTCATACAATCCCATCGGTGGACTCACAGCCGCCGATGGGCACTACGACGGCGCGTACTTGCAGGGCGGCACCCAGTGGGAACAGGACGTGCTGGCCCGCGTGCAGGCCGCCTCCACCCTTTCTGATGCCGACCTCAAAACCCTTGCCGCAGGCGGGAAAATCGACATCGGCTCCAACCGTATGCAATACCTCTACCAACTGGCACACTCGTTCGACGGCAAGACCCCCGCTGAAATCGCAGCCATCAAAGCCTCGCTGCCTCCCGAGCAGCGCGACGCCATGACCCGCGCTTTCGCACTGGTGTCCAACGACCAAGTGCGTTCGGGCGTCACCAACGCCAGCGGTGTCACCGAAGACACCAAGAAAAACTTCATACCCACCAATGGTTCCCGCGTGAACCTGCCCGACAGTATTGCGCGCGAGCTGGGACGCACCGACAGGATTGGTAGTGGTCCACTCGGAGTTGGTGTAGCCGCCGATAAGGCAGGGGCGGCGAACATCGAACTTCATGGTGTCGGCCAGATGCAAGACGTGGCAAAGATTTTCGAGGGCGCGGGCGGCTATCTAAACGGCTCCGAAGCAGGGCGGTCGATGCTTGATGCGGCCACGGCATACAGCGATGCCGAAATCGACAGTCACACAGGCAATCCTGTCCATTTGACTTCCGATGCCCATGGTTCGTTGCGCGATGCCATGGCGGACGTGTATCACAGCGCCGCGCAAGACCATGTGGACGTGCACGAAATCGTCACCGGCGAGCCCACCGAGGGCGAGAAATTCATTCGCGGTGTCATGGAAGGAAACTGGGGTGACCAATCAGGCAAGGTCGATGATGTCGTCCAGTGGACAGGCGACCACTCACAGATGGGTGCCGAAACCGCCAACGCCCAAGGTCACTGGATGGCTGAACACAAGCCTGAGCTGCAGAGCATGCCAGGCGGCGGGAACTTCGCCCAGAACAACCCTGAAATGGCAGGAACGTCCGCACACGTCCAAGGCGAATATCTGAGCCAGTACGCCGACCCCGACCCAACACACCGCCACGATCCTGGCATCCAGCCGTTCGAGAAAGCATCCCAGTTCCGTGACATGGTTTCCACCTTCGACCAGGGCCAATATGCAGGCGACATCATCAACGAGCAAGCTCAGGCTCAGCACCAGCAGCTTCTCAACGACGCCGCGAGAACGGGCAGTGACCTTGACCTCAATGCGGCGGGACGGCTCTCACAAGGCATGCTCGACGGTGCTGCTGATTCGGTGGCGCAGCACCCCGACCCCGCCAGCCTCAAAGCCATTAAAGATGTCGTGGGTTGGGTTCCGAACGTGGACAAGGTATTCACTGTCGGCGACATCGTGCAACAGCTCCAACAACAAGGAGCCCAACTCCCCGATGGCTTCGCCCAAGACCTAGCACAAGCACGAAGCGTGGGCGATGTGATGTCCTATCACACAAGTGTTCTGGACGCCATGCTCCAAGCGCACCCCGAAATCGCGCATGACCCAAGCATCGGTAGGTTCATCCAAGACGGGCACTTCAATTCAGCAGCGACCGATGCTAACCCCGGACTGAAAGCAGATGCACAGGTCAAATTATCGAACTGGTTCAAGGACATTGCGCCGCGCGACTACAACCTCAGTATCGACCATTGGTTGGCACAAGAAGGCATGGGGGCCAAACATCAGTGGTGAAGCTCTGTTCCGTGGGAATTGCCCTCGCCGCCGCGCTCCTCACGTCATGTACGCATGGCGAGGCGCCCAAACAGCCTGCCCCGCCAGAAAACCTGGACCACAGCACAGTCCACTGGATGCCGACGCAGGCTGTCGATCTGATGTCGCCGGAAGGCACGTTTATCCGTGCAATGACGGAGTCGTTTACCGCTGCACAAACAACCACGGGTGGTCCGACAACCGCACTTCGGGTAGGAGGATACCCGGGGTTTGAACACGCCTTGAACGACTCTCAGAAAGTCGATGAGGTATTTGGCACTACCCCGAGCAGGGGAATATCCGTTGGTACCGACTACCGTGAGGTAGTTTCGCTGACCAAACAGGGAGATCGTTTCAAGGCTGGCGTCTGCCGGTACTACTCGCGGAGTGCTAACCAAACCCCAGATGGTCGGTATAAGAGCGACGCTCTCATTAGCTCAGGTGTGTGGCTCACGTTCGGACCCGACCCGAAACTGAGTGCACAGGAACAGCATTCTCCCCCACCTAACCAAAAGGGTACGGCTAACCGCCCAACGGACAACGTGTTCGGTACATGGATTGTCTTCGACTACAACCCGCTCATCGAGCCGACCCTGAATTGCGACAAGCTAGCGCCAGGAACGCCCAAAGACTTCCATCCAGGCGAATACGAGGAAGTCCCACCGACTCTTCCGCCCGATCCTGGGTGGCCGGAGGGAAGCAAGGCGTAGCCACGGCGCGCCGTAAGTGTCGGCACGACAGCCCGTTCTATCGTCGCACCATGAACGACCCTGACCTGTGGTCTGTTGTCAGCAAGATGCTGGCGGTCCTCACCATCGGACACACCGCGATGATGCTGCTATCCAAGGTTGTCGGACTCTCAGAGTCTCGGTGGACCAAGTTCGGCGGCAAGCTCATCGAGTGCGTGGCACTGCTATCCCTACTGTGCACCTCAGCGCTCTTCGTGCAGACCTTCACCGAGTCCGCCAACAACCTACCGCCGAACGCCCTCACTGCACCCTTTGCCGTTAACACCATCGCGCAAGCCCTCGTCACCTATTTCTTGCTCGTAGTCATCTGTTCCACTTGTGCAGCCTTCATCTACATCGGGCTGGCACTAGCTCGAAATAACTGGGTAGAGGGCCTGCTCGGGGGCTTCGGCAAGGCCATCGAGGTATTCGGCGGATGGTTCATCACCACCCTGGGGCTGGTGCCCTTCTCTCTGGCCGGACTGCTCCTGGTCAACCTCGCTAACCCGAGTGGTCAACGCACGCAGTTCTATATCGCCGTTTTCTCAGCGCTCATGCTCGCGGCAGTTCTCGTCGCTGCTCAGGGCCTGTACCGCGAGCGTGGCAGCCTCATCGCATTCTGCAAAGCTGTACTTGCGCCGATAGGCACAAATAGCCCGGACTAGACCCCAAGCACGTCGCCGACCGCCCGCCAGGGTGGATCAGCAACGATTGTTCGGTACTTGGTCATCCAGCGGCCTCGTCGTCCTCAACATCGCGCCGTACCTGCCACCCCCGAGTTCGGCACGACGCCGAGCACCACACCCGCCGACGACCTCGTTTCGGTTGACGAAGCACCGCGAAACAGCCAGGGCAACGGGTGCCTATTTCGTCAATCTGACCGCCTTCAATTGACGAAATAGCGGCCCCTCCCGAGCCCTCTCCCAGCCCTTCCAGCGCCCGATTCGACCACACAACTTCAGTCCGCCGACCATCACCAGACCCCTGGCTGGTGACCATCGGAATCTCCCAGCGGTACCAGTCCCCGAGCATCGAGTCGTATAACTCGCTCCCATATCCGCTCACCACAACAGCGGCGTCAGCCGACAGGCACGCCTCCAGCAGCTCCCGATGCGCCCCATCACTCCGCATCTCCACCCTGTACTCCCCGCCCCGCCGAATCCCCTTGTCCACGACGTACGGCGGGTCAACGTACAGCAGTGTCCCCCTATCACCCCCGTACGCCGACACCATCTCGACAGCAGGACGGCACTCCAAGCTCACACCACGAATCCGTTTGGCAGCAGCCCCAATTCGGCCCGCGTACCTCTGCAACACGACGGGCATCGGAGTGGACACGGGCCGCAAATCATGCCGCCATCCCGTGCGGGTCAGAGAGCCCGAACGCCCCTGTGTTAGCGCAACGAACACCAGCCGCGCAATCTCCAACTCATCCAATTCGCTCGTAATCTCTTGTGCCAGTGTCCGTTCCGACCGACTGTGCGGAGTCAGGGAACACACTCTCTCCAGGTCGTCAGGACGGTCACGCAACACCCGCCAAAAGGTCATCAGGTGGCCGTCCAGGTCGTTCACGGTCTCCTGCCTGCTCGGCTTCTTAGCCAGCAGGAGAGCCAGGGAACCACCACAGACCTCCACATAGTGTTTATGCGGGGGTAACACCGAAGCCAGGCGCGGGGCCAACCAGGACTTACCACCGAAATAAGGAACTGGGGAGCGCGTCACCTGGCCGATGTTACCGGGAATCCCTCTCGGAGCTGGGATTTCCGCAACCACAATCCACCGAGTGCTCCCCAGCCATCATGCACTGGAAACACACGACGTACCACTGGATGTCGCCACGTTCGGCGGGAGGAAGGGTCTCCAGGCACGCCATCCACTCGCCAACTTGCTCAACGGGGATGACGTGGACTTGGGTGTCTGGGTAGTAATCCCACCCAGAGTCCAGCTCGGCATCGGGCTGATCGTCCCAAACTCCGCTCGGCAGCTCGACGCCCGCTGGAGCCCACCGCATCGAATCCGACCAGCCGTACTGCCAGTCATCCAAGCTCTCGTCATCCACCAGCTCGTCAATCCGTGAAATCAGCTCATCCATGACTCACGTTTCCGGACGTTTTCGTCCGGAAACTCCTCCCGACCGTGACGGGTTTTAATGGGGCCTCGTGACGGGTTTTCCCCGCCACCGCACCTTCCCAGCCGTACGCTCTTCTCGGACGACCCCAAGGCTCCGCCTCGGAGCCGCCCTCGCGCGGAGAACCCTGGCCCTCGCGCCATCGGCTCATCCCGCCTGTTTCACATAACGGAACACGGTTGCCCTGGACACACCGAACATCCCGCACAACTCGGCCACGGGCTCACCCGATGAGTACAGACGAACCAACCTTTCTCGCTGCGCTCCAGTGAGTTTCGGCGGACGGGTGGCAGGGAGCCCCCGAGAGACGCGGGCCTCCCGTGAAGCCACACGCCGCTCCTTCCCGAGTTCCAGCTCTAGCTCGGCAATCGAACTCATGATTTGTACGACCGCTCGCCCCGTGGGAGTCGAAGTGTCCACGCCCTCCCGCAGGCTCCGCAATGCGATCCCGCGCTCGGTCAAATCGGCAAGGGCCGTGGCCACTTCACGCACGCTACGCCCAATCCTGTCCACCGCCGCGACCACCAGCACGTCACCCTCCCTGAGCCACGCCAGGCACTCGGCCCACCCAGGCCGTTCACTGCCTGCACGACCAGATGCCACATCCATGAACTCGCGGTCGGGCTTGATTCCCGCCGCCGTGAGGGCATCGCGCTGCTGCTCGATGGACTGATGACCCGTGCTCACTCGGACATAAGTCGCCGTGCTCACGAGGCGTCCTGATGAGACATGTTGTGCGACAGATGATGTGATACCAGGATGTGAGACCGCTCGACCTGCTTGTTCCCTTCGCCCTGGGGGTGTTGTCGTGTGCGTAACACATCTTTAGATGTGAGACGGAGATACAGGGAAGCCAGCATGAGCCGCTCATCGACGGTCAAGGGAGCTTCGGTCTCAGGCATCAGCGCTCATCCCTTCGACGTACCGATGCACTAACCGCGCCCAGCACCAACGAAGTTCACCCACAGCAGCCTCCCGTGCGGCATCGGCGCACTGGGACAGCACGTCATCCTCGCTGTCCAGCTTGTGACGGCTCTGGATGACCCGAGCAGCGCCGACGACACGAGACCACCCGACGCTCAGCGCCGCCCACTCCTCGGGACGATCAGCAGCCGAACAGAACTCGGCGTCGGGCGCGGTGAGACGGTGTGGTTCGTCGAACAGGTGGGCCAGAGCCATGAGCTGCGTTCGCGTGGTGGGATTTTCGGGCATGCTCTGAAGCTAGAACGATTGGGTGACAAGGGAAAGCGAGAGAGCTGCACGTCCCCTGGCAGGTCAGATGAGTGCTCGCTAGGCTGTCTTGCTATGGCGCGGATGAGCGGAGAGCCAACACGGTATCCAGGCATCGAGAAGGTGTCCACTACGCGATTCGAGCGCGGCTACGGGTACAAAGCACGCGCGGACGCCCGCGCGGTCGGCGGCGGTCAGCCAGAGAAAACATTTGAAACAGTCGCGGAGGCGCGGGATTGGCAAGCTACGACCGAAGCGCGGGTCGCGGATGGCACCTTCATCGGCAAGAACCCGCTTACCGTTGCGCAGGCCGTCGAGCAGTGGCTCGACGGTCAACGCGGAGAACGGAATACGAAAACGGCGCGAGAGAACGCCCTCGCCCCTGTGGTGGCCGCACTGGGAGAGCGCCGTGTGCAGAGCATCACCAAGCAGGACGTGGAGAACACGCTCAGCCAGTTGATTGCTGGGGAGATTAACGGCGTCCAGAAGCGGTCAGTGGTCTACACGAACGTCACACGCGCGAAGTGGGTAGCCGTGTGGAAAGACCTTGTGGCACAGGGAGTTTTACCACGAAATGTAGCCGAGCTGGTGAAGCCATTCAAGGCCAATGATGTTGCTCCGAGCGACACACCAAGTAGTGGCAGTGGGGACGAAATCGACATTCGGCGGCGACTTACCAACGAAGAGATTCGGGCTCTCCTCGACGCCCACGCTCCCCGTGTCGGGACTACAAAGGGTCGCGCGGAGCGCGTCAGGCTGCGTCGAGGCACGTTCATCGAACTTGCTCTGCTCGGTCTGCGGCGCGGTGAGATAGCGGGTCTGCGCTGGTCAGCCATACGAGACCTCGACGGCGACGAACCGACCTTGCGTGTGGAACGGACGCGCATACCTACAGCAGAAGGCACAGAGGAAAAGAGCAGAGGCAAGACGGTTGCCGCGAAACGGACCCTGCTTCTTCCCTCCGCGACTGTGACTGCGCTCCGTCGTCATCGTGCACTGCAAGAGGCTGATCGTGCCCGCTCGGGAAAGAGCTGGAAGGGCGACGACGACCTGTTTGTGCTCACGGCTGACAACGGGAAGCCTATTTCCCCGACTCGCTTGGACACCTGGTGGCATGAGGCGATGGGCGCGGCAGGGATCAGCGCCTATCGGCTTCACGACATGAGGCACACGGCAGCCTCGCGGCTCCTCAGCGCTGGTGTGCCGCTCATGGACGTGGCCACCTGGTTGGGTCACGGCGATGGCGGCGTGCTCGCTCTGCGCGTGTACGGACACACCGAACCAAAGGACTTAGGGAGGGCCGCAGCAGCGCTCGGACCTCCGTGAGAAGTCCCCACAAAATCCCCACAGTAGGGGAGCCATTTCTCACGAAAGCCCAGTACCTCTACCTTGCCCTATCTGTGAGAAATGGCTCCTGAGCGGGAAATATGCTTTCGACTACCCTTCTCGAAAGCGTGTGACGGGTAACCCCCGTCCGAGGGTTCAAATCCCTCCGCCACCGCCAATACCCCCTGACTGCTAGAAGCAATCAGAGGGTATTTTTTTGGGCGCAGCGGCCGGCGCTCAGGCCTTGCCGGGGCAGTACACGGTGTTGGCGTCGTGCATCAGCTGAGACACCTGCTGCGACGCAAGACCCTGCGCCATCAGCTGGCCAGTGATCTTCATGACCGCAAAACCGTACGGGCTCATGCCAAAGCCGATACGCCCCTGATCCAGGGCATCGCAGGAGTCATGGCCCGCGGAGATCAACTGCTCGGGGTCGCCCTCGATGCCGTGCGAGGCCAGCAGCTTCAAATACTGGTCGTCAAGAGCGTCGGCATGCGCCACTCCGCTCGACATTGCCAGTGCGAAAGCCGCCACCACGATTGCCTTGAACATCGATCGAACCCCCGGTCCCCAGAGTGTTGTACGGAAATATCCGGAGGGAAGTGTGGCAGTTGCACAGCATCCTCACAGGGGATTTGAAGAAATTGTGAGGTGTCAATCGGTGGGTGCTATCCCGCGGGACATAGCTGCTGCAGACGGGTATTGGCGGTGGCACCGTGCGAGAAGCTCTTCTCCAGCTTCGCGCGAACTTCCGGTGGGGCAGGGGCCGCGAGGTCTGTCTGACCGCGGGAGTCCAGGCTCACCGTCATCTCATTGAGGGCGTTGCGTTGATCGAACATGGCCGCGATGACGTTGACGTCGGATCCCTTGCCTTCGGCCATGGTGTAAATGAAGGCGTGCTGGTTCAGCATGTCCGCCCAATCTTTCACCAGACGTGGCGGCAGTCCGCCGTCGAGAAGCTTGCCGATGAGTTCGCGGTCGGTGATTCCCTGGCGTTCGTCGTGGAACATAGCGGAAGCCTGCGCCAGCTGCGGGCGGATTGTGTAGTACTGCTGACACCCCTGATCGTCTGCCAGTGCGCTCGGCGCGCTCAGGATCAAGGACGCCGCCAGCGCAACGCCTAGCGCGAATTTCATGAACATGACCCCCCTCGGGCTGACTCGGCTACAAGTACAGCACGCGCGCTAGCACCCGGTGGTGCGGTTGAGTCGCTCTTGCAGCACGTGCAATGACCGCGCGGTGCTGTCGGTCACGACGCGCAGGAGCACCTTCTCGGAGTGATCGTTGAAATCGACGCCATCGAGATACGTCGTGAGGGTGGTACCGCCGTCCAGGGCGGCAAGACTGTGGCTGATGGTCCAGTGCGCGGGATCGCCCGCCCGCACCGCCCCGGTGAACTCGACCGCCAGCAGCTCACCCGGATCGGCGGCGACGACGGTGCAGTGGCCGGTGCCCAGCAGCCGGGTGCCCATGATGGCGGGATGGGTGATGCGATATTTGCAGCCGACCTCGGGCCGGAACCCGTTGGTCTGTAGTGACCACAGATCGGGATCGACCATCGCCTGCCACACCCGTGGCGGCGGGTGAACGAAAGAGCGCTCGAACAAGATCATGCCGGCGGCCTCACCCGGGCAGCGTAGATGGTGCTCGGCCGCGGATCTCAGTCTCGGCGCAGCGTGAAAAAGTACGGCTGGTCCATATCGCGCAGGTCCATGATGCCCAGCAATGTCGCGTCATCGACCTTGCGGAAGTGGTCGATGATCGCCTTGTGGTCGTAGACCATGGCCGCGCTGACAGCGCCACGGAATTCGATGTCGCGCAGCCGGGCGCGGTGCTTGTTGGTCCTGATCAGCGGCTTGAGTGCGGACAGCGCTGTCGGTGAGGTGCGCTTGACCATCGGGGATTCGGTGAGTCCGCTGATCCGGCCCGCCAGTCCCATCGGCGCCAGCATCGGATCCACCGCGAAGATATCGCCGCCACCATCGCTGAACAGCAACGGATGCACGTGATCTACGTCGTCGAACTGCTTGCCATACCAGCCCGACACCGTCAGGATCCCGTCCATCGAATGCCCGGTGGGCACCTCGCCACCATGCCAGCGCTGGCCGATCACATCCGCTGATCGCACCGGCTCCAAATTGTCGAAGAACGCCAGGGCTTCTTGGGTAGTGGTGCCCTGCTCCAGCGCGAGAAGATCCGACGTCGTTGTCATGAGCCGAGCCTACGACCCGGGCATGCGACGCGCCCAGGGCAAAATAGCCTCCGATGACTGACCAGTACTTCTCCATTGACGCCACCTTGCCCGGCACCGCGGGCCGGGCCGGTGTCATCCACACCCCGCACGGTGACATCCAGACCCCGGCGTTCATCGCCGTGGGCACCAAGGCCACCGTCAAGGCGGTGCTGCCGGAAACCATGGCCGCGCTCGGCGCGCAGGCGGTGCTTGCCAACGCCTACCACCTCTATCTGCAGCCCGGCCCGGACATCGTCGACGAGGCCGGTGGCCTGGGCGCGTTCATGAACTGGCCCGGTCCGACGTTCACCGACAGCGGCGGGTTCCAGGTGCTCTCGCTGGGGTCCGGCGCACGCAAGGTGATGGCGATGGACGTTAACAGGGCCAGGGCCGACGACGTCACGGTCGCGGGTAAGGACAAGCTCGCTCACGTCGACGACGAGGGCGTCACCTTCACCTCACATCTGGACGGGTCCACCCACCGGTTCACCCCCGAAGTGTCCATGCGGATCCAGCACCAGCTCGGAGCCGACATCATGTTCGCCTTCGACGAGCTCACCACACTAATCAACACCCGCGAGTACCAAGAGGATTCGGTGCAGCGCACCCATGAGTGGGCGCAGCGCTGCCTGGACGAACACGAGAAGCTGACGCGGGAGCGTGCCGACAAGCCCTACCAGGCGTTGTTCGGCGT
Coding sequences within:
- a CDS encoding SRPBCC family protein, giving the protein MILFERSFVHPPPRVWQAMVDPDLWSLQTNGFRPEVGCKYRITHPAIMGTRLLGTGHCTVVAADPGELLAVEFTGAVRAGDPAHWTISHSLAALDGGTTLTTYLDGVDFNDHSEKVLLRVVTDSTARSLHVLQERLNRTTGC
- a CDS encoding recombinase family protein, which encodes MSTATYVRVSTGHQSIEQQRDALTAAGIKPDREFMDVASGRAGSERPGWAECLAWLREGDVLVVAAVDRIGRSVREVATALADLTERGIALRSLREGVDTSTPTGRAVVQIMSSIAELELELGKERRVASREARVSRGLPATRPPKLTGAQRERLVRLYSSGEPVAELCGMFGVSRATVFRYVKQAG
- a CDS encoding TPR repeat region-containing protein, producing the protein MAGLRLAISALTEIQQDGQHYKRAIDRPGGSDWQGKAAGAAQDTAAADEKMLYGVTQHGRDAGSEALNTLSFKVKEAHSAAVQIHDDMTSHGYAVAEDCTVTWITPPRARPQDIAKAQDVAARVTKELQAAYDKWWAAEREAQTEIRAIATELNTSYNPIGGLTAADGHYDGAYLQGGTQWEQDVLARVQAASTLSDADLKTLAAGGKIDIGSNRMQYLYQLAHSFDGKTPAEIAAIKASLPPEQRDAMTRAFALVSNDQVRSGVTNASGVTEDTKKNFIPTNGSRVNLPDSIARELGRTDRIGSGPLGVGVAADKAGAANIELHGVGQMQDVAKIFEGAGGYLNGSEAGRSMLDAATAYSDAEIDSHTGNPVHLTSDAHGSLRDAMADVYHSAAQDHVDVHEIVTGEPTEGEKFIRGVMEGNWGDQSGKVDDVVQWTGDHSQMGAETANAQGHWMAEHKPELQSMPGGGNFAQNNPEMAGTSAHVQGEYLSQYADPDPTHRHDPGIQPFEKASQFRDMVSTFDQGQYAGDIINEQAQAQHQQLLNDAARTGSDLDLNAAGRLSQGMLDGAADSVAQHPDPASLKAIKDVVGWVPNVDKVFTVGDIVQQLQQQGAQLPDGFAQDLAQARSVGDVMSYHTSVLDAMLQAHPEIAHDPSIGRFIQDGHFNSAATDANPGLKADAQVKLSNWFKDIAPRDYNLSIDHWLAQEGMGAKHQW
- the tgt gene encoding tRNA guanosine(34) transglycosylase Tgt, whose translation is MTDQYFSIDATLPGTAGRAGVIHTPHGDIQTPAFIAVGTKATVKAVLPETMAALGAQAVLANAYHLYLQPGPDIVDEAGGLGAFMNWPGPTFTDSGGFQVLSLGSGARKVMAMDVNRARADDVTVAGKDKLAHVDDEGVTFTSHLDGSTHRFTPEVSMRIQHQLGADIMFAFDELTTLINTREYQEDSVQRTHEWAQRCLDEHEKLTRERADKPYQALFGVVQGAQYEDLRRQAARGLESLASAQGRGFDGYGIGGALEKQNLGTIVGWVTSELPEHKPRHLLGISEPDDLFAAVAAGADTFDCVSPSRVARNAAVYTRDGRVNITGARYRRDFTPIDAECDCYTCAHYTRAYLHHLFKAKEILASTLATVHNERFTIGLVDRIRASIVDGCFDELREDTLGRYYR
- a CDS encoding site-specific integrase yields the protein MSGEPTRYPGIEKVSTTRFERGYGYKARADARAVGGGQPEKTFETVAEARDWQATTEARVADGTFIGKNPLTVAQAVEQWLDGQRGERNTKTARENALAPVVAALGERRVQSITKQDVENTLSQLIAGEINGVQKRSVVYTNVTRAKWVAVWKDLVAQGVLPRNVAELVKPFKANDVAPSDTPSSGSGDEIDIRRRLTNEEIRALLDAHAPRVGTTKGRAERVRLRRGTFIELALLGLRRGEIAGLRWSAIRDLDGDEPTLRVERTRIPTAEGTEEKSRGKTVAAKRTLLLPSATVTALRRHRALQEADRARSGKSWKGDDDLFVLTADNGKPISPTRLDTWWHEAMGAAGISAYRLHDMRHTAASRLLSAGVPLMDVATWLGHGDGGVLALRVYGHTEPKDLGRAAAALGPP
- a CDS encoding DUF4334 domain-containing protein — its product is MTTTSDLLALEQGTTTQEALAFFDNLEPVRSADVIGQRWHGGEVPTGHSMDGILTVSGWYGKQFDDVDHVHPLLFSDGGGDIFAVDPMLAPMGLAGRISGLTESPMVKRTSPTALSALKPLIRTNKHRARLRDIEFRGAVSAAMVYDHKAIIDHFRKVDDATLLGIMDLRDMDQPYFFTLRRD
- a CDS encoding DNA adenine methylase; the protein is MTRSPVPYFGGKSWLAPRLASVLPPHKHYVEVCGGSLALLLAKKPSRQETVNDLDGHLMTFWRVLRDRPDDLERVCSLTPHSRSERTLAQEITSELDELEIARLVFVALTQGRSGSLTRTGWRHDLRPVSTPMPVVLQRYAGRIGAAAKRIRGVSLECRPAVEMVSAYGGDRGTLLYVDPPYVVDKGIRRGGEYRVEMRSDGAHRELLEACLSADAAVVVSGYGSELYDSMLGDWYRWEIPMVTSQGSGDGRRTEVVWSNRALEGLGEGSGGAAISSIEGGQIDEIGTRCPGCFAVLRQPKRGRRRVWCSASCRTRGWQVRRDVEDDEAAG
- a CDS encoding DUF732 domain-containing protein translates to MFKAIVVAAFALAMSSGVAHADALDDQYLKLLASHGIEGDPEQLISAGHDSCDALDQGRIGFGMSPYGFAVMKITGQLMAQGLASQQVSQLMHDANTVYCPGKA